The DNA window AACGCAAACCTTGAACCTGGAAGGGGGTTTCCCATGGCAGAGCGCACGGCATACGTCAACGGCGAGTTCTTGCCCGAGAGTCGGGCGAGCGTTTCCATCTACGACCGGGGTTTCCTGTCCGGCTTGGGCGTGTTCGAGCGGACGCGGACCTTCGGCGGCGAGATATTTCAACTGGACCGGCACATCGCCCGGCTCTACCGTTCGCTCAAGGCGGTGAAGCTGGATGCCGGCCTCACGGCGGACGAGATGCACGAGACCACCGTGGAGTTGGTGAAGCAGAACAAGGGGCTGCTGGGAGCGGACGAGGACTACTTCGTGGGCCACTACGTCACCCGCGGGCCGGACAAGGCAGGCCGGGCCACGGTGGTCATCCTGTGCGAACCCATCGCCTTCAACAAGTTCGCCCACCACTATATCTACGGCGGCCACGTCATCACCACGCACATCCGCGCCATCCCCACCCAGGTGTGGGACCCCAAGATCAAGAGCACCAGCCGCATGCACCTGTGGCTGGCGGAGCAGCAGGCCCAGTTGGTGGACCCCGAGGCCTATGCCCTGCTGTTGACCCTGGACGGCAACGTCACCGAGCTCACCGCGGCCAATTTCTGGATCGTGCGCAACGGGACGCTGGTCACCGCGCCGGTCCAGACCATTCTATCGGGTGTCACACGGGGCGCGGTGCTGGAGATCGCCCAACACCTCGACATCCCGGTGGAAGAGACCGACTTCCAGTTGTACGACATCATGAACGCCGACGAAGCGTTCATGACCACCACCTCACGCTGCGTGCTGCCGCTCACCCGCATCAACGGCAACGACATCGGCGAGGGCAAGCCCGGCCCAATGGTGGGCAGGCTGCAAAAGGGCTGGACCGAGGTGTTCGGGCAGGATTTCGTCGTCCAGGCACTGAAGCACCTCGACAAGGACAAGGTGCCGGAGGGCGAGGCCGTGCCGCTGTAGCGGGATTGGGATCCGCCGGCGCGTGTCGTTTCGACCCCGTTCGTCCTAAGCCCTTCGACAAGCTCAGGACAGGCGTAGCGGAGCGCTAGCGAAGCGGAGTCGAAGGACCGCGGGACATCTCGCCGCCCAACGTCTTCAGCGCGAACTCCCGGTTTCGGCCGTAGACGTTGACGATGAGCTGGCTGAGGCCGTCCACCTCCGCCAGCTCGGCGATCTTGCCCGCACAGTCGTCGGGCGTGCCCGCCAGAGTCATCTCCCGGAACAAGTCGTCGCCCAGTGCCGAACGAAGGGTGCGCGCGAGATCATACTCGTGGTCCTGCCGCGTCACCCCGTCAAGCACATGGGCGCGCAACTCCTCCGACAACAACGGTCCTGAGGCGCCCAGCACCTCCGGCGGAACCCGCAACGCGGCTTTGAAAAGGGTCCGCCCTACCTCGGGCGCCAACGCGTCCATCGCCTCTTCCGTGGTATCGCCGACGACGCAGTGAGTCCAGGCGCAGATGTGGAGCGCATCCGGTTCCCGCCCGGCCCTAGCCGCCCCTTCCCGAATTCTCCCGATGGCGTAGCGCAGGAAGCGGGGCGACCCGCCCGGGCTGATGATGGCGCCGTCTGCGGCCGCCCCGGCAAGCTCGAACGTCCGCGGCCTCTCGGCCGCCAGCAGCAGCGGGGGCTTGACGTCGGGTACCGCCGGAAGCGCCAGGCACCGGCCGTTGTACGGCACGCTTTCGCCCCGAAGGAGCCCCTGCACCACGTCGATGCTCTCCCGGAAAGCGTCGAAACGGTGCGGCTTCCGGCCGATGAACTTCACGGCGCTGTCGCCGAGCCCGACGCCGAACTTGACCCGGCCGCCGGTGAGGATGGCCAGGGTCGCGAAGCCGTTGGCCACCACCGTGGGGTCGCGGGTCTGGGTATTGGTCACCGCCAAGCCGACGACGGCCCGCGACGTGGCCATGGCGCAATAGGGCAGGGAAACGTAAGGCTCGGCGCACCGTGGCGAATCATACAGCC is part of the Deltaproteobacteria bacterium genome and encodes:
- a CDS encoding aminotransferase class IV; the encoded protein is MAERTAYVNGEFLPESRASVSIYDRGFLSGLGVFERTRTFGGEIFQLDRHIARLYRSLKAVKLDAGLTADEMHETTVELVKQNKGLLGADEDYFVGHYVTRGPDKAGRATVVILCEPIAFNKFAHHYIYGGHVITTHIRAIPTQVWDPKIKSTSRMHLWLAEQQAQLVDPEAYALLLTLDGNVTELTAANFWIVRNGTLVTAPVQTILSGVTRGAVLEIAQHLDIPVEETDFQLYDIMNADEAFMTTTSRCVLPLTRINGNDIGEGKPGPMVGRLQKGWTEVFGQDFVVQALKHLDKDKVPEGEAVPL
- a CDS encoding LLM class flavin-dependent oxidoreductase, with product MVADNRLELGLGLRARHPSVLAEHSRQAEEAGFSHVWLYDSPRCAEPYVSLPYCAMATSRAVVGLAVTNTQTRDPTVVANGFATLAILTGGRVKFGVGLGDSAVKFIGRKPHRFDAFRESIDVVQGLLRGESVPYNGRCLALPAVPDVKPPLLLAAERPRTFELAGAAADGAIISPGGSPRFLRYAIGRIREGAARAGREPDALHICAWTHCVVGDTTEEAMDALAPEVGRTLFKAALRVPPEVLGASGPLLSEELRAHVLDGVTRQDHEYDLARTLRSALGDDLFREMTLAGTPDDCAGKIAELAEVDGLSQLIVNVYGRNREFALKTLGGEMSRGPSTPLR